Proteins encoded by one window of Blautia argi:
- a CDS encoding carbohydrate ABC transporter permease, whose translation MTGKKKLKAGELGKYFIIFIIPALVIYLVFSITPFLYTMYYSFTDYTDMNPIHLSFVGLKNYLKVFQTPVMLTAIKNSVIYAILLTGFQTILGLPLAVVLNRKLKTRNLLRAVFFFPAVFSSLIIGYLWNFIMSSSDFGLINNILHQLGFGTVNFFTSKTALYSVILTQIWQWTGWAMVIFLANLQGIAPELYEAAEIDGANGIQKFFYVTLPLMCPSVKIVVVTGLIGGMKVFDIIYSMTSGGPGDATQTVMTVMMKKGISEGFYSTGAAFGVCFFVIVLLISAVVTKLMGKWSEAIQ comes from the coding sequence ATGACAGGAAAGAAGAAATTAAAAGCAGGTGAACTGGGGAAATATTTTATTATTTTCATTATACCGGCATTGGTGATTTATCTGGTATTTAGTATTACCCCTTTTCTCTATACCATGTATTACAGTTTTACGGACTATACAGATATGAATCCAATTCATCTGAGCTTTGTGGGATTAAAAAATTATCTGAAGGTTTTTCAGACTCCGGTTATGCTCACAGCAATTAAGAATTCTGTGATTTATGCAATTTTGCTTACCGGATTCCAGACTATTTTAGGGCTCCCTCTGGCAGTTGTGCTGAACCGGAAATTAAAAACCAGAAATCTGTTAAGAGCAGTCTTTTTCTTTCCGGCAGTATTCAGTTCTCTGATTATCGGATATTTATGGAATTTTATTATGTCTTCATCTGATTTTGGATTAATTAATAATATCCTTCATCAGTTGGGATTTGGAACAGTAAACTTTTTCACCTCTAAGACAGCGCTGTATTCTGTAATCCTTACACAAATCTGGCAGTGGACAGGCTGGGCTATGGTTATCTTCCTGGCAAACCTGCAGGGAATCGCTCCGGAACTGTACGAAGCAGCAGAAATTGACGGGGCAAACGGCATTCAGAAATTCTTTTATGTGACTTTGCCCTTGATGTGTCCATCTGTAAAGATTGTAGTGGTAACAGGACTGATTGGAGGAATGAAGGTCTTTGATATTATTTATTCCATGACTTCAGGAGGACCGGGAGATGCGACCCAGACCGTTATGACCGTTATGATGAAAAAGGGAATTTCGGAAGGATTTTACAGTACAGGTGCAGCGTTTGGTGTGTGCTTCTTTGTAATTGTACTGCTTATCAGTGCAGTAGTGACAAAACTTATGGGAAAATGGAGTGAGGCGATACAATGA
- a CDS encoding carbohydrate ABC transporter permease produces the protein MRKEKRNLVLTEIFMIVIAIIWFIPIYYLIVTTLKGSQEATANPLGLPKVLRLDNYVNAWINMEFPRAFGNTLFITATAVLFIVIFGSMAGYALARTKSKMGTRIFLLFLAGLIVPFQMNIVSLYKIVKGFGLMNTLWAVILVDVAINTPQAVFLFKEFVESTVPKELEEAASIDGCSILRRFFLIVLPLLKPVISTVVIIVTLNVWNEFMTPLLFLQSRENDVILQEVTRNIGQFATDWTALFPMLMLGVAPLMIFYVFMQKYIIAGVAAGAVKG, from the coding sequence ATGAGAAAAGAAAAACGAAATCTTGTTCTTACCGAAATTTTTATGATTGTGATTGCAATCATCTGGTTTATACCGATTTATTATCTGATTGTGACGACCCTGAAGGGTTCTCAGGAAGCAACGGCAAATCCATTGGGGCTTCCGAAGGTTCTGAGATTGGACAACTATGTAAATGCATGGATTAATATGGAGTTTCCCAGAGCCTTTGGAAATACACTTTTTATTACTGCAACAGCAGTTTTGTTCATTGTCATTTTTGGCTCCATGGCAGGTTATGCGCTGGCAAGAACAAAATCAAAAATGGGAACCAGAATTTTTCTTCTGTTTCTGGCAGGACTGATAGTTCCATTTCAGATGAACATTGTCAGCTTATACAAGATTGTAAAAGGATTCGGATTAATGAATACCTTATGGGCGGTCATTCTGGTAGATGTAGCCATTAATACGCCTCAGGCAGTCTTTTTGTTTAAAGAATTTGTGGAATCTACGGTTCCAAAGGAACTGGAAGAAGCAGCTTCTATTGACGGCTGTTCTATTTTACGGCGGTTTTTCCTCATTGTTCTTCCGCTTCTAAAACCGGTTATTTCCACCGTGGTAATTATTGTAACCTTAAATGTATGGAATGAGTTTATGACACCGCTGCTGTTTTTACAGAGCAGAGAGAATGATGTGATTTTACAGGAAGTAACCAGAAATATCGGACAGTTTGCAACAGACTGGACTGCTCTCTTCCCAATGCTGATGCTGGGTGTGGCGCCGTTGATGATTTTCTATGTGTTCATGCAGAAATATATTATTGCAGGTGTAGCCGCAGGAGCAGTGAAAGGTTGA
- a CDS encoding DUF6773 family protein, with amino-acid sequence MVSNGFYVVIFLALTAAILIQLGFFSTPLKNILGETVALLIGGFVYLGSCIKNGLWNPAKSAGSWQNNLIVSLVCSVFQCFYGLSISQKAGANAPVGNMSAFSLQAFSSWAFLLPHF; translated from the coding sequence TTGGTTTCTAACGGCTTTTATGTGGTGATTTTTCTGGCTCTGACCGCCGCAATCCTCATACAGCTTGGCTTCTTTTCCACTCCTTTGAAAAATATACTGGGGGAAACCGTGGCGCTTCTAATTGGAGGATTTGTGTATCTGGGAAGCTGCATCAAAAATGGGCTGTGGAATCCCGCAAAATCCGCTGGTTCCTGGCAGAACAATCTCATAGTAAGTTTGGTTTGTTCGGTATTTCAGTGTTTCTATGGGCTTTCCATAAGTCAAAAAGCCGGTGCCAACGCACCTGTGGGAAATATGTCTGCCTTTTCTTTACAGGCATTTTCCTCCTGGGCTTTCTTGTTACCACACTTTTAA
- a CDS encoding putative signal transducing protein: MMKKEELIPLYTAKDNLEAAVICDALTQNRIASVQQDESSMGVLNLYGGFSKTGIRIYVAEEEMEKAKELLEGMGF; the protein is encoded by the coding sequence ATGATGAAAAAAGAAGAACTGATTCCCCTCTATACTGCAAAAGATAATCTGGAGGCTGCTGTTATCTGTGACGCCTTAACGCAAAACCGGATTGCCTCTGTCCAGCAGGACGAAAGCAGCATGGGAGTTCTGAATCTTTATGGCGGTTTTTCCAAAACCGGAATTCGGATTTATGTTGCAGAGGAAGAAATGGAAAAGGCAAAAGAACTTTTAGAAGGTATGGGATTTTGA
- a CDS encoding ABC transporter substrate-binding protein, protein MPEVTVEFQFIDNSNYDTVVDTQLSAEEGPDIICESPASALKHAKLGYLEPLDDLGAKYSEAGTNVYSYDGSTYALPGISWFEGIYFNKQLFEENDITLPTTFDEYLAACKTFKEAGIKPLAAGLKSWEPMLKNSMAFVTAEYLSTDKGKDFGEEYRDGKTTLEGNWNPYLEKWSEMITEGIYTEDMVGIDHDQALEEFATGKAAMFCSGPWDLETIKEKNPELQIDMMPFYGTEASDGWLIGGPGCGFAVNKSSEKKDAAMKVLEAISTVEGQKAFWQDNQGGSSYLEGAEFDLPEAYASASKALGAGNVYCPWNEWGDAASAHETYGTEMQSYLLGEQSLEATLKNVDSAAKELLEK, encoded by the coding sequence GTGCCGGAGGTAACAGTAGAATTTCAGTTTATTGACAATTCCAACTATGACACAGTGGTAGATACGCAGTTATCCGCAGAAGAAGGCCCGGATATTATCTGCGAATCTCCTGCTTCTGCATTAAAACATGCTAAATTGGGCTATCTGGAACCTTTAGATGATCTTGGCGCAAAATATTCAGAAGCAGGTACTAATGTATACAGCTATGATGGAAGTACTTATGCACTGCCGGGAATCAGCTGGTTTGAAGGGATTTATTTTAACAAACAGTTGTTTGAAGAAAATGACATTACACTTCCGACTACGTTTGATGAATACCTTGCTGCCTGCAAAACATTCAAGGAAGCAGGTATTAAGCCTCTGGCAGCAGGATTAAAGTCTTGGGAGCCAATGCTTAAGAACTCCATGGCATTTGTCACTGCAGAATATCTTTCTACAGACAAAGGAAAGGATTTTGGGGAGGAGTACAGAGATGGAAAAACAACTCTGGAAGGAAACTGGAATCCGTATCTGGAAAAATGGTCTGAAATGATTACAGAAGGTATTTATACAGAAGATATGGTAGGAATTGATCATGACCAGGCGCTGGAGGAGTTTGCAACAGGAAAAGCGGCAATGTTCTGTTCAGGACCATGGGATTTGGAAACAATAAAAGAAAAAAATCCTGAGCTTCAGATTGATATGATGCCATTTTACGGAACAGAAGCCAGCGATGGTTGGCTTATCGGCGGACCGGGCTGTGGTTTTGCTGTAAACAAATCTTCCGAGAAGAAAGATGCTGCCATGAAAGTTCTGGAGGCTATTTCTACCGTGGAAGGACAGAAGGCTTTCTGGCAGGATAATCAGGGCGGTTCTTCTTATTTAGAAGGAGCAGAGTTTGATTTGCCTGAAGCATATGCCAGTGCATCAAAAGCTCTTGGGGCAGGAAATGTATATTGCCCATGGAACGAATGGGGAGATGCGGCAAGCGCCCATGAAACATACGGAACAGAAATGCAGTCTTATCTCCTGGGTGAGCAGAGCCTGGAAGCAACCTTAAAGAATGTAGATTCTGCTGCAAAAGAGTTATTAGAAAAATAA
- a CDS encoding ComEC/Rec2 family competence protein, with translation MMIKYKWKHLLTVLLLLSLCFTGCNTQEADRTEAPSSQQQNVVETSNPQKTGSLTVQYLDVGQGNAILAESEGHYMLIDGGARESSSFVVSYLKEQKVEKLDYLLISHFDEDHLAGAIGALHNFPVDTLLTPDYETDSAIYRSYEKAVNEKSYEAVHPKVGEKYTLGSAEFRIISPVSYGHEDENQDSVGMILENGENRFFIGGDIGLESEKEILAAGTDIQADVMLMNHHGSHVSREFFEQVAPSYCVISCGADNSYGHPRKDTMSLIKEKKTPVFRTDKQGTVILHSDGSQISSEQQPCQDYTPGQRGNSGGQDDKNESLELFNNSDAEHCDYVLNVHTKKIHKPDCGSVRQMGEKNRAYYKGDLQMLKDNGYTGCGSCNP, from the coding sequence ATGATGATAAAATACAAGTGGAAGCATTTGCTGACAGTTCTGCTGCTTCTGAGTCTGTGTTTTACGGGGTGTAATACGCAAGAGGCAGACCGCACAGAAGCGCCTTCATCACAACAGCAGAATGTGGTGGAAACATCAAATCCGCAGAAGACGGGTTCTCTGACCGTGCAGTATCTGGACGTGGGACAGGGAAATGCCATCTTGGCAGAATCAGAGGGACATTATATGCTCATAGACGGTGGCGCAAGAGAAAGCTCTTCTTTTGTAGTCAGCTATCTGAAAGAGCAGAAAGTGGAAAAGCTGGACTATCTTCTGATTTCCCATTTTGACGAAGACCATCTGGCAGGGGCTATTGGTGCATTGCATAATTTTCCTGTAGATACCCTGCTTACACCGGATTACGAAACAGATTCTGCAATTTACCGTTCTTATGAAAAAGCAGTAAATGAAAAGTCTTATGAAGCAGTACACCCAAAGGTGGGAGAGAAGTACACTTTGGGAAGCGCAGAATTTCGTATTATTTCTCCGGTATCCTATGGACATGAGGACGAAAATCAGGATTCTGTGGGAATGATTTTGGAAAACGGAGAAAATCGCTTTTTCATTGGCGGCGATATAGGCCTGGAGAGTGAGAAAGAGATTTTGGCGGCAGGCACGGATATTCAGGCTGATGTGATGCTGATGAATCATCATGGATCTCATGTGAGCCGGGAGTTTTTCGAGCAGGTCGCTCCGTCTTACTGTGTGATAAGCTGCGGCGCAGACAACAGCTACGGTCACCCCAGAAAAGATACCATGTCTTTGATAAAAGAAAAGAAGACACCGGTTTTCCGAACAGACAAGCAGGGAACTGTGATTCTGCACAGCGATGGCAGTCAAATTTCCTCTGAGCAACAGCCCTGTCAGGACTACACCCCCGGACAGCGGGGAAATTCCGGCGGACAGGACGATAAAAATGAAAGTCTGGAACTGTTTAACAACAGTGATGCAGAGCATTGTGACTATGTTCTTAATGTACATACAAAGAAAATCCACAAGCCGGACTGTGGCTCTGTCAGACAGATGGGGGAGAAGAATCGGGCTTATTACAAAGGTGATTTACAAATGTTAAAAGACAATGGTTACACAGGCTGCGGAAGCTGTAATCCGTAA
- a CDS encoding helix-turn-helix transcriptional regulator: MKNMKMKIARMEKNLSQIQLAERVGVTRQTIGMIEAGDFNPSLKLCISICKELDCTLNDLFWEE, from the coding sequence ATAAAAAATATGAAAATGAAAATTGCCAGAATGGAAAAAAATCTTTCCCAGATACAACTGGCAGAACGGGTAGGCGTTACCAGACAGACCATTGGTATGATAGAAGCCGGGGACTTTAACCCTTCACTGAAATTATGCATTTCTATCTGTAAAGAACTGGACTGTACTCTAAACGACTTATTCTGGGAAGAATAA
- a CDS encoding PIG-L deacetylase family protein — MSMKLEINEKIKSIMIVVPHQDDEILMTAGVIREAVKADVACTVLMATNGDYGCKDFSKGYARLRESIEGLQVLGLPETAFEIMGYADTGMPREDSFLVHLYEEKEEEKIYSSFCGQETYSLADKAELHRKRCGKGGLYHRKNFKEDLTYFIREKKPELIFTTSKYDTHGDHEALYDFVCEVLDELKEKEGYMPELYCGLIHSCAGDENWPLRDTDTFTCPEALEIQRVFPGTDVIFWKYRRK, encoded by the coding sequence ATGTCAATGAAATTAGAGATAAATGAAAAGATTAAAAGTATTATGATTGTGGTACCTCATCAGGACGATGAAATCCTGATGACGGCAGGTGTCATACGGGAGGCTGTGAAGGCGGATGTTGCATGCACCGTCCTTATGGCAACAAATGGAGATTATGGCTGTAAGGACTTTTCAAAAGGGTACGCCAGACTGAGAGAGAGCATAGAAGGTTTGCAGGTATTGGGACTTCCGGAAACAGCATTTGAAATTATGGGGTATGCAGACACGGGAATGCCGCGGGAGGACAGTTTTCTTGTACATTTGTACGAGGAAAAGGAGGAGGAAAAAATATATTCTTCCTTTTGTGGACAGGAAACCTACAGTCTTGCGGATAAAGCAGAACTTCATAGGAAGAGATGTGGAAAAGGCGGACTTTATCACAGGAAGAATTTTAAAGAAGACTTAACTTATTTTATCAGAGAAAAGAAACCGGAACTTATTTTTACAACCTCCAAGTATGACACCCATGGAGATCATGAAGCATTGTATGATTTTGTCTGTGAAGTATTGGACGAGTTAAAAGAGAAGGAGGGATATATGCCGGAACTTTACTGCGGTTTGATTCATTCCTGTGCAGGAGATGAAAATTGGCCTCTCAGAGATACAGATACGTTTACCTGTCCCGAGGCTTTGGAGATACAGAGGGTGTTTCCTGGAACGGACGTTATATTTTGGAAATACCGGAGGAAATGA